CTGTTGTCCGTACTTTTCTTTCTGGTTTGCAATTAATCATCACCAAGTCTCGCTGGACGATTGGCATCATGCCACTGTCATCGATTGTGTGACTAATTGGAAATTTTGCATGTGTGTCGATGCCGATTCTTCGGATAACATTCGGCGCACTTTCTCACGATGCGATCTCCCGATTTCACACGGCACACGGGCATTACTCTACTTATTAGCAATTTTCAACGAGCTCCTCTCCCCTTGAAGCACGAGATTCGGTATTGACGTTCTTGGCGGTTCGTTTTTATCGGCCACTATTAGGCATGATGCGTATACCGTGTTGTGCGCGCGTCATCAAGTAATCGTGAAGTAAGTGAAGGCTAGTTGCCAGTGCTGCCGGTTGGACATGGAGATTATTTCCACCTAATCGAACAGCAGCGGAAGACCTGggaaccgtgtgtgtgtgtgtgttgagtgttttatgtattttttcgtGCCCTCCTACTCGCCACAAATCCAATGTTCGTCACAGGTGATTCAAGGCGACCTCTCACAGCAATAATGTTGGATTGTCACACGGTAAACTTCCACACCACGAAGGAAACCGTGCATCATGTTCTAAGTCTGCGATAGTAGTTCACGGATCTGCATTAGGCGGCAGATCGTAGGTATACATATGtgggtaacaaaaaaaaaaaggagcaataCGAAAGAGATCTTGCTTGTTATTGAACCGTTTAGTGGACAAAGCAGGTGGTTGCAGTGCAGCCAATCTGGCGAGATTGTTTTGGGCCCAGTTTAATTGGACGGGCATGAGTGGACGAAACTGAGAGTAATTGATCGTTTCGGGGAAAAACGGGGGAAACAACGCAATACATTATCAAAGTAAGGTGTATCGTAGTTGGTACACTTCATTTGTACTTTAGACTGTAATGAATAAGGGTTCCggaccgtagtgaggactgaccatccaactgCGTGATATCAGtaaagtcttgtaagccattagatgaccggcatgTCCTTAGAAGCCCGTCAAGCCAAGAAAGGAGAAGAACCGTAAGAGATGAACCAGAACTGAACTGGAATATTACAAACTGCTTTTAGTaatgtggaaaatgtttaaacaaaTTCCATACAAAACCAATCAAACGATGATCGAGTCACAGGTGGAAAGTGTCGTCGCAAGTTGgcaaaaatattacaatttaTCAGATCTTTTAATAAGCGTAAAGACCAACTTTTTCTCCTATGGCTGACGTGAAATCACCACGTTTTGTGGCAACGTTTTGATCTGCCCCTGcctaaccaaaaaaaaaggacacccaGCCATTTTCTGCATCAACCGTTCACGTGTTACATTACGTACTTCAACCATTCCATTCTTGTGCGTTTGGAGGTTTTGATGTATGaagtggggggtttttttttttgttttaattccctaaatacacaaaaaaaaacaacacgcacTTACATCgacaaaaaatatgtaaaactaAACGAAACGAATGGCATCGGATGAATGATAGCTCTTTCCGTCTTTCTTTCGTGCAGCTTCTCCAGTTGGCTCGTGTACCGTAGGCTAACAATCAACAGAATGTTACGAGTGGTATTACAGAACTAGCTGGAAAACATGCACTTTAAGCGTAAGCACTTAGTTTTGCAGTGTGTTGAAATGgtatacaaaaaaaggatacttaaattagtaaaacaaaaccctttttttattgtagtaAAACGGTAGAGCTATTAGTTTTGAAATCTACAGAAAGTCTTTCCTACacaagaagttttttttaagaatagACAATAAATGATTGAGAGGTATGAAGCAATTAAATCTAGTAGAGGTTTCAATGGATTGCGGTCAtaacatcgatcgataaaaTCCTCCCGCACACTCTATGCTTTCACATGACCATGTACTAACAAACGATGAGTATTGTGCAGTTTGTATTTCGTAATCTTAAGCAACTTAAGCATTGATGTGAGTTATGTGAATTCGTTGTACGactcaaagaaaaaaatacacttttcatcattttgttaattatatttattttttgtgtcacAAACGCAAATCATTTTTCAAGGTTAGACTGACGAAAAGatgtgaattattttttgatttttgccttttttcgtACACAAtattaaagaatatttttctaaTACTTTGGACGATCCATAAGCAAATTAGCAGCGTTAACTCTTTCACTCTCGCTATCGAATCCCAACCCGACCGTCCCGTCGTTTTCAGGACTGCCTTTCTTGACACTggtaaaatcaattcaaatttttttttttcgtttatttatagaggcttttaGTCTTAGacactacattcgcctctctactgtaaaaATTAGTGGTATAATCtgatacaaaactattgcaggtgtggcttaaatattatggaacactattgcgattatggcttATGATAATGAATAAGTTAAAACTAACtgtaatcggtgtctagttggcaggtggctcggtgtttCGTGTATCCATCGCaaatggttgttgtttttgcttataGAGACTTTGCGTCTTTCGACTGCATTCGTCTCTATAGCAATTGGTGAGATGATGTCAACAACaaagaagctgcagagtggaggactagattttttgagtcctttttttttttgggaagtaagggtgttggtgaagcagaTGGCAcctcggcgtgaaagggtgttgtgtggttcATAAGGGCGGAGTCGACCATTGGTAAGTTGATCGGGTTTTTCGTTACCGTGAATTCCGGAGTAACCCGGAAtccaaaataaaacgatttcgagtctttggaggtgccgtgttccaaggcagccagaacactgtcggtgaagatgacgttcggtcggtcggcatgtagtccttcgtcggcggctaatTGAATAGCTATTACTTCGGCGGAGAAGTTGAAATCAATTCAATGAAATCAGAAATGGTTGGTCAAGCAGGGAAGATCTTTCGACGCTGTAGTGCCAAATAAGCTAATAAGGATTGCGTCATATTTTCAAACTCAAGAGCGCAATAGGAGTGGGGcttcccggtggtgtaggcgactgCGCATCGATATTCAAACAtcaggggttcaaatcccatccggatcgtccccccgtagtgcaGACTGAcaaaccaactacgtggtatcggcagtccagtaagccatttcgatagccggcatgaccttagaggtcgttaagccaagaaaaagaagtgccATAGGAGCAAGTGAAGCACCTATTATATATTTCAGTAAAAATTCAGTCAGGTGACCaagagtcaaaaaaaaaacaattatttcaaaaaatacaaaattcaaaataatataatatttgTCCATAAGAGCTTCCACTGTTTTcggcaggaaaaacaaacttttcgcAGATTTTGATGAGAGTTAAGCTATAAAAAACGTAATCATTGTTGTTCTACGCATCCCGATCGCCAGAAGCcaattaaagtttttttttttgctagttcACAAATAAGCACGATGATGTGTACTTATAAGTGGAATAGAACCCAAAAAAGGGTGACTAAGGGCTAGAATAGAATCGGCGGCGAATTTTTTGATCAAGAGGAGTACTCCGGTGACGTAAACCGCTTTGGAACACGAAATTTCACCGATAGCACACGTGAAATGCGAGAAACTCAAGAAGGCAAATTTAAGGCTAGTAAGGAGCGAAGTTCTGGTCgttatgaaactatttttaaaacccaAAAGAGGTGGAATTGGTGAACTACATTCACCCCTAGCATATAATAATGAAGCATCTGATGttccatttttaaacaattttcgaTGATTTTATCTTGATGACCGTCTTAACCcaatacacaaaaaatcaccccattttctaccattttcaaaacattcataGAAcggttgtttttaatttttctggaACAGattaattaatgaaaaataagtgtaaaattgcaataaaagcCAAATTAGCTTTTATAAAAACCATGGTTAAGTAGGTtacaacaaaaattaattaacgtGGCATAATTGCCTCAATTTTCGCTACCTTtgtgaaaaagaaacagatttGAATATCTAAAACGGTTTTATAAACTTAAATTCAAACGTTACTTCACCGCTGCTGTTTTTGTAGAGATTTTTCACtagattgaaatatttcaattggTCAAGTTTTCGCAGTTTGACAGCACGAATGAACCCAGACACCGAACGCCCGCAGTTTGTTGTGAAAACACAGATGTGTGCAAAATGTGCGTGCGTCCTCTTGTCGCACACCTCCAACCGTCGTTCTCTTTACGCACTGTTATTGCAGTGGAGCTTCtgctttcaaaattatttgtcACTTTTGCCTGAAACCAACCGAGGTGCGTGAGGGTCTCGATCCAAACATTCCCAGGGGTAGCGATAGCGATAGGTGTGTGCTGTGCAGTGCGTGGTTATAATATTAATAAGCATCACAAGTGCGTTTTACTTTGATCCcaacacaataaaatatgcatttgAAGCAGagataaaattttacattctGAAAGCGCTTTTGGCGTTCGGATCGACCGTATCTTCGGCAATTTTTTAGGAGAGGTGTGCAGGCGCAATTCCACCTCCCGCACAAGTGCAATTAACCGCAAGCGAAACCCATTTTGTAAATCTGAATTGCTGAAAAAAGCTCGACCGAAACGCACGATGATGGTTGTTGACCTCGATCTTCAGGAAGCGGAACCATCGTCGctgacagcagcagctggaCATGGGCGATCCGGTGTCGTGAAGTACGAGTAAAGTATCGAGCCAATATTTAACCGTATGATCGTGCATGCCTTGATAAGAGCCTACACTGCGTTCTAGAGGCACAACGACAAACTTAGTCTTCAGGGCTGTGCTATCTATCTACAattgcttgttgtttttgtgtacaGATTGGAATGGAAGAACATCGTGACGATCGCGACGGAGATTAATCTGCCCGAATTACGGCAGCTGGCCGTCCGTGGTGAACTGCGTGCATCACCATTTCGCAGCATATGTTGGGCCATTTTTCTTGGCGTGCTAGAAACGCCCGCTCTTACCAGCTGGCCGCAACAGCGTTCCGATGCCCGGGCACACTACCATCACCTGAAGGAGCAGTTTGTGCTGAACCCGCACCAACAAACGACGGACATTCGGGACGATCCACTCTCTCAGTCGAAGCAAAGCCTCTGGAATCAACACTTTTGTGATCAGGAACTATGCGCTGTGATAAAGCAAGACGTCGTACGCACCTTTCCCGGGGTGGACTTTTTTCGCAAACCGACGATACAGGAACTGATGACGAACATCCTATTCTGCTATGCGAGACAATTTCCGGCGATGTGCTACAGGCAGGGAATGCATGAAATTCTCGCCCCGCTCATTTTCGTTATCCACAGCGATCAGCAAGCGTTGGCTCACATACAGGAACTACATCCGGACGTTGAGtatgaaccctttttttggttatAATGCCCCACGTACCTTGCCTTGCTgaattattcctttttttttggtctccTCCCTTTAAGCCGGACATTGCTCACAGTTCTGGATCCACAGTATCTTGAAGAAGATTCCTAGTAAGTACCGGCAAAGGAACATGTTCTTCCAAAAAGGAAACCCAACGCCTGTAACATCCATCCTTTTCTCTAGTGCCTTGTTCTCCAAAATTATGGCCCAGATTGAATCGTTCTATCGTATCACGGATGTTGTACCGACGGCAACTGGTTACTTTCCAGCACAGACACCTGGCAGCCCGCTCAGTTCCAGCCCGGCTGGTACCAAACGGAAGCCAGAGGTTGAGGTGGTCGAACAGTTGAACTACATCAAGGATAAAATTCTCATCAAGGAAGATCTCCATCTGCATAATCATCTGCTCAAGCTCGACATTCCTTTGGCCATTTTTGGCATGTAAGAAGCCACCTCGATTAAAAACGTGGACCCTGAAGTGGTGAAGAATCCTGTTTTGCATTCCTGAATTCCTCCCTTCTTTTTGCTTACAGTCGTTGGTTGCGCTTGCTTTTCGGGCGTGAATTTGCATTACAagacttgctgctgctgtgggaCGCAATATTCGGTGAAGGGGATGATCTCGGACTCATTAATTACGTCGTGGTGGCTATGCTGATACGAATAAGAGATAAGCGTTAGTATTAAGGCGCTGGGGCCatgggaaatttcaaacagttgaaatcgatgcaaaaaggggaaaaaaatctcaaaactgcgatttcggcttttttttcgattgccTTGTAAATGCGTCAGGTTTTCAAAAAGCGAGGAAATTTCTCAAACACTCACAGGAAgctgaaattttgattttgaaatctctggTGGCCCGCGTCCTTTACAGTATATGAAATCATTCCTTCcaagacaaaaaataacaccTTTAGTCTCTTTTGGTAGTAATTTATAGTGACTACACAACCTGCCTTTCGTACCTGATGCGCTACCCCAGCAACGTGGACATAGCGCTCGTGATACGCCATGCGCTCCATATGAAGGCACCAAAAGTTTATGAACGGCCGGCCGGTGCAATGATCTTCCTTTCGTCACCGTCAAAGCGTCATACGCACGTGCCACAGGCCCAGCGTTCGAAAACGGTCGAAATGTCTCAGCTAAAGTATTCCACACTACCAACCGTTCACCAGCGCCGTGGGCAGGTCACTGCCGATCATCCGCTGCAAAGCGGAACAGCGTCGTCCGGTGGTGCTGCAAGCGGTATGGACGAACGATATCGGACCAGTTCACTACCAAGAAACAGCAGCTCTTCAATGCGGAAGGCAACGGCTGTCGAGCTGCGTCAAGCTGCCTGTTTGGCTACTAAGAAAGCGATCACCGATTCATCCCACCCGGATGTTCGTGATCCAACCGTCACGGATGGCTATCGTGAGGATGTACGACTTATTTCACCTTTTCGAGTCgatgcaaaataattttagtttttttttaataactcTTTCAGGATCCCGAACTGTTACGGATCGAGCTGCAAAATGCGTACAACATCATGTCCGTCGGTCGGGCAAAATTGCTCCAATATTTAACCGTACTGCGACGTAACATTCGACCCACGAACCCGCAAGGCGAGCTGCAACAATCGCTCGAAGGTATAGAGGAGATCTGCTCATTATTAAAGCCACGCTACGATACCGTGTTTCGCGTTCCCGCACCGATCGATGCAGCGACGGAAGCGAACGAAGAGGAGCCCCAAAAAGCTAGAAAACCATTGCCTGGTAGTGCGAAATTAATTTCAGAACAACCGCATGCAAATAATATCCAGCGTACGCAAACGCCTCCGAGCAGTTTAAACCTAACGCGCTCATACAATTATGATCTCGACTGCCGGAGAAACAGTGCATCACAATCGAGCGGAACGCAGTATGAAATCCCGGAAGATCGGTACAGCAAACTGGCGACCAAGAAGCTGGCCAACCGGAAGGAGGTCGAGATGAATGTGTTCACAAAAGATTTCACCGACCGCCATCGGCGGATCGATGATAAGGATCTGCCCAGCACAAATCCACTCGGCAACGGGGAACGATCAGAATGACGACAATCCAGCAAGTTTCGTTGCTTTCATGAAATCTTCCCGCCTGCTGGACAAATGGTACGAAATCGTGATTAAtcgtggggaaaaaaactgtttaCACTTTATTGCGGCCCGACGAAGGCGAAATGTTTTAATGAATCTTGACCGAATGTTTAGTGGTAATGCGTACGTTGCTGTACGGCCTTTGCCACACAGACACTACTAATATTAAAATTGCATATACTAAAGGCAAAACGAAAAGATGTGATATACCTGTATTGAAGGGAAGAATAAACTAAACGCAGCTAATATGTATAACCTCCCGTATACGAGAGCGAGTATGAGTACATGCTTCAGAACCATTGTCAACATGGGTCACCTATATTGCTATGATACTTGAACTTTCAACGTTGTATAGTAATCACATAATCATGGAAGAGAGTGTGTAGTGGCACTTTTCTGCTCAATATACACGATTCGACGAACATCAAAATGCATCATTAATTGTGATTTGATCCACCTTTTCTAGATTACTAATTAAATGTAGATTgtttacaaatatttacaaacacaaaaagaaaatcgatgaACCGCAAGCATCAGCATCTTAAAGGATCAAGAAAAGCACAAATTAGCCGATCATTATGAAAAAATAGATCTTAAAACTTCTACCGTTATATACAATGCCACAGGCTTTCCAATCAAAGGCACAAGCTTTCATACAACCGTTCGCCTGCTTGCCGCCTGCTTGGATATCTTGGATTGCTTTCCATTTTGAGCTTTCGGTACCGTAACAACACTATTTCGATCCGTACTCGTTGATGATGCCACGACTTGGTTCGTATATTCCGGGTTGTACAGGAACAGCCGACGAACTAATTTATCTTTGCAGATCGGACATATAGCTAGACTCCCCGTTTTAATGCACCTTTCGATGCATTTGGTGCAAAACGAATGACCACAGTTTACTATTACCGGTGCACTATAGTCTTCGAGGCAGATGGGACATTCCCTGTCCGAAAATTGTACGTATCTCGGTGGACCTAgggaatgtaaaataaaacggtGGAAACGGGTCCAAATGACACGGCGGAATAAATCTTACCTTTGCTTCGCAGATTGTATCGATGCAGCGGTGAATGGGTAGCCGATGATGCTGAATGTATTAAAGTTTCCGATCTGGTAGACTGCTTGTTACGAAGCTCCACGTTTGGTTTCATTGTTAAAATTGCGATGCAAACTCTAGTTTCGACGATCTTGTAAGTACGTTCAGCTTTTCCGTCTTCAATGTTGCACTGTTGCTTTGTTGAAGGCCAATCAAAAGGCGGCTTTTTGGCGGTGTTTGTATTTTGACAACCGCTCGATGACAGGATGCTAACTGACAGAAGGCTTTTTGCAGCAGTGCTGGCAGTATTATATGAACcggaatgtatttttgtaaaatgaatTG
This genomic window from Anopheles maculipalpis chromosome 2RL, idAnoMacuDA_375_x, whole genome shotgun sequence contains:
- the LOC126557243 gene encoding TBC1 domain family member 5, producing the protein MVVDLDLQEAEPSSLTAAAGHGRSGVVKYELEWKNIVTIATEINLPELRQLAVRGELRASPFRSICWAIFLGVLETPALTSWPQQRSDARAHYHHLKEQFVLNPHQQTTDIRDDPLSQSKQSLWNQHFCDQELCAVIKQDVVRTFPGVDFFRKPTIQELMTNILFCYARQFPAMCYRQGMHEILAPLIFVIHSDQQALAHIQELHPDVDRTLLTVLDPQYLEEDSYALFSKIMAQIESFYRITDVVPTATGYFPAQTPGSPLSSSPAGTKRKPEVEVVEQLNYIKDKILIKEDLHLHNHLLKLDIPLAIFGIRWLRLLFGREFALQDLLLLWDAIFGEGDDLGLINYVVVAMLIRIRDKLIYSDYTTCLSYLMRYPSNVDIALVIRHALHMKAPKVYERPAGAMIFLSSPSKRHTHVPQAQRSKTVEMSQLKYSTLPTVHQRRGQVTADHPLQSGTASSGGAASGMDERYRTSSLPRNSSSSMRKATAVELRQAACLATKKAITDSSHPDVRDPTVTDGYREDDPELLRIELQNAYNIMSVGRAKLLQYLTVLRRNIRPTNPQGELQQSLEGIEEICSLLKPRYDTVFRVPAPIDAATEANEEEPQKARKPLPGSAKLISEQPHANNIQRTQTPPSSLNLTRSYNYDLDCRRNSASQSSGTQYEIPEDRYSKLATKKLANRKEVEMNVFTKDFTDRHRRIDDKDLPSTNPLGNGERSE
- the LOC126559352 gene encoding E3 ubiquitin-protein ligase RNF114-like is translated as MKPNVELRNKQSTRSETLIHSASSATHSPLHRYNLRSKGPPRYVQFSDRECPICLEDYSAPVIVNCGHSFCTKCIERCIKTGSLAICPICKDKLVRRLFLYNPEYTNQVVASSTSTDRNSVVTVPKAQNGKQSKISKQAASRRTVV